The genomic DNA TCGTGGATGGCGTTGTCCCTCACCCTGCCCGGCCGGGCGGCTCGGGCCGACGTCGAGCGTGCGTGGCTGGCCGTCGTCGGCCGGCACGGCACGCTGCGTTCGGTGTTTACGGAGCACGACGACGGTGCGCGCCTGCGGGCCGTAGACGTGGCACCGGGGGAGTGGGTGGAACACGAGATCGCGTCTGGAGAGGCGGTGAGCGACGCCGTGCGGGGTGTCTTCGACGCCCAGTGCAGACCCTACGCGGCGCCGTCCCATTACCTGTGTTTGCTCGAGACCGCGGCGAGCACCACGGTGCTGATCGGGACGGATCACGCGCACGTGGACATGTGGTCGCTGGTGGTGATCGGTCGGGACTTCGTGGCCGCCCACGCTGAGGCGGCGCGCACGCCGTCGGACGCTGCAGTGCACCTGGCTACGGCACCGCCCTTTGCCGAGCACACCGCAGCGTTGCGCGAGCGCGGCAGCGCTTCGGAGCGCATCCACGCTCGGTGGAGAGAAATTCTGGACGCTGGCGGCTCGGTGATGCCCGTCTTCCCCCTTGAGCTGGACGCGCCAGCACCCCGGCCGGAGCGCGTGGAGGTCCGTGAGGTGCTGGACGTGGCCGCGAATGAAGCGTTGGCTGCGGCGGCCGCCCGCGAGGGAGTCTCTGCGCTGGCGCTCGCGGTGTCCGTGATGACGCGGGTCACGGCCCGGATCGCCGAACGGCCCTTGCGCGCGGTATTTCCCGTGCATAGCCGGTATGACCACACCTGGCACGAGTCGGTGGGGTGGTTTATCACCAACTCGGTGCTCGAGTCCGCCGACGCATCGCCGCGGGCCTGTGCCGCCGCCGTGAAGGAGGCCGTGCAGCTCGGGTCCCACCCGTTGGAGGACGTGCTCACGCCCTGGGGCGGGATGCCGCAGGCGCCGGGCATGTTTGCGATTTCCTGGCTTGACCTGCGCCGGCTGCCCGTCTCGTTCGCCTCCCACCACTACGACGCCCACTACGTCGGCGCACCCGTGACCACGGATGGCGTCATGCTGTGGTTTATCTCCGATCAGACGGGGCTCCACTTACGTTGCCGCTACCCGGACACGCTCCTGGCCCGCGAGCACGTGGGTGGTTGGCTCGACGCCGTGGTGGAGGGATTGGTGGAGGCGGCCAGCCGGGAATGAGCCGGCGGTGCGCGTGGTTGCCCCAGATATGCGAGCCATGACCTATAGCGAATACACGGACACCACGACCCTCGAACTCACGGAACAGCCCACCCCCAAGGTGGGCCCGGGCAGCGTCCTGATCAGCGTGCAGCGCGCGGCCGTTAACCCCGTGGACTGGAAACTGATGACGGGCGGCTTGGACGCCATGCTCGAGGCCCACTTCCCGGTCATCCCGGGCTGGGACGTCGCGGGCATCGTGGAGGCAACCGGGCCTGACACCCCGGAATTTTCTGTGGGGGACCGCGTCGCGGCCTACGGGCGCAAGGACGTCGTTTCCGGCGGCTCCTATGCCGAATACATGTCGCTCCCGGCCACGTCAGTGGCGCGAATCCCCGACGGGGTGGGATTCGACGACGCGGCCGGGCTGCCGCTGGCCGGCCTCACCGCCTTGCGGTCCCTCGAGACCCTGGAACTGACGGATGAGGATACCTTGCTGATTCACGCGGCCTCGGGCGGGGTCGGGTTCCTCGCGGCCCAACTGGCCCGCGAGGTCGGGGCCACCGTCCTCGGGACGGCCTCCGAGGCCAACCACGGCAAGCTGCGCCAGATCGGCGTCGTGCCTTTGACCTACGGCGAGGGCCTGGAGGAGCGAGTGCGCGAGGCCGCGCCGGCTGGCGTGACCGCCGTTGCCGATTTCGTCGGTGGCGTCCGGGAACAGACGCTCGCTGTTCTCGCTGCGGACGGCCGGCACGTGTCCATCGCTGACCCGACGGTGGAAGAGCAGGGCGGCCAGTGGGTGTGGGTGCGCCCTGATGGCGCCCGCCTGCAAGAGCTCCTCGGGAAGGTGGCCGCCGGTGACCTCCGGGTAGAGATTGACAGCGCCTACCCGCTGGCTGAGGCCGCGGACGCGATGCGGGCTAATCAGGCCGGATCGCGAGGAAAAGTCCTCATCGACACCACGCGCTAAGCGTTCAATCATGGGGTGAGCCTCGCGGTGGTCGCACAGGCCGCCGCGAGGCTCACTCGTGGGTACCCACGTTGATGACGCGACCGGAGGGATCGCGGTAAAAGAAGCGATACACGCCCCACGGCTCGTGCGTCAGCGGATGCACGATCTCCAAGCCAGCGGCGCGCACCGCGTCGTGCGTAGCCTCCACATCGTCGACGAAGACGGAGACCTCCGGGTTGACGGGCGCCGACGCATCCCGGGTCATGAGGCCCAGTTGATGCCCGCGCTCGTCGCCGATGAACGCCACCCAGCCATGGTTCATGAGCACCGTGAGCCCGAGCGCGCGGCAGTGTGCCTCCAGCGCCTCGGCCAGATCATCGACGGTCAGCAGAGGGACGATCCGTTGGATACTCATGCGGACAGTGCACCAGAGGCGCGGTGGAACGGCAAGGCTTTTCCGGGCGCTGG from Zhihengliuella flava includes the following:
- a CDS encoding condensation domain-containing protein, with translation MRLTHLAQMRLPFGRLVGYRPAVSGLGRDLPVSFDQRRHVEAGDRPGSWMALSLTLPGRAARADVERAWLAVVGRHGTLRSVFTEHDDGARLRAVDVAPGEWVEHEIASGEAVSDAVRGVFDAQCRPYAAPSHYLCLLETAASTTVLIGTDHAHVDMWSLVVIGRDFVAAHAEAARTPSDAAVHLATAPPFAEHTAALRERGSASERIHARWREILDAGGSVMPVFPLELDAPAPRPERVEVREVLDVAANEALAAAAAREGVSALALAVSVMTRVTARIAERPLRAVFPVHSRYDHTWHESVGWFITNSVLESADASPRACAAAVKEAVQLGSHPLEDVLTPWGGMPQAPGMFAISWLDLRRLPVSFASHHYDAHYVGAPVTTDGVMLWFISDQTGLHLRCRYPDTLLAREHVGGWLDAVVEGLVEAASRE
- a CDS encoding NADP-dependent oxidoreductase, coding for MTYSEYTDTTTLELTEQPTPKVGPGSVLISVQRAAVNPVDWKLMTGGLDAMLEAHFPVIPGWDVAGIVEATGPDTPEFSVGDRVAAYGRKDVVSGGSYAEYMSLPATSVARIPDGVGFDDAAGLPLAGLTALRSLETLELTDEDTLLIHAASGGVGFLAAQLAREVGATVLGTASEANHGKLRQIGVVPLTYGEGLEERVREAAPAGVTAVADFVGGVREQTLAVLAADGRHVSIADPTVEEQGGQWVWVRPDGARLQELLGKVAAGDLRVEIDSAYPLAEAADAMRANQAGSRGKVLIDTTR
- a CDS encoding VOC family protein, which encodes MSIQRIVPLLTVDDLAEALEAHCRALGLTVLMNHGWVAFIGDERGHQLGLMTRDASAPVNPEVSVFVDDVEATHDAVRAAGLEIVHPLTHEPWGVYRFFYRDPSGRVINVGTHE